Proteins from a single region of Lasioglossum baleicum chromosome 1, iyLasBale1, whole genome shotgun sequence:
- the LOC143214737 gene encoding cholesterol transporter ABCA5 isoform X3, with protein sequence MFQHTHFLPIFLLVVLYSFSIIMFAFMITPFFDKSRTAGVLGNFAVTILSLMYFIQVFVNDSSSISFWVVSLLSPTGVALAMDKALVLDLQGEGVNFDNLWSGPGIPFGGSLIMMTLDIFLYACLAYYFDCVIPSEYGVKRTPWFCFTPGFWCQRKAPRVGLQYKKKTERQSREKLGLQSYLQVPSSNGESNSFIPGEETNRDIEPVVREMKGREAIRIVDLYKSYQKCRKPETKAVNGINLTIYEGQITAILGHNGAGKTSLFNILTGLTAPTAGTALIFGYDVRDFQDMQNIRSMTGVCPQHDILFDLLTPREHLEFFAAVRGIPRTMIEHEVRKTLKDIDLSEKADTFAKYLSGGQKRKLSVGIAIIGDPKIIILDEPTAGVDPYSRRQMWSFLQSRRHGKVILLTTHFMDEADILADRKAVISKGKLRCCGSSLFLKNKFGIGYHLTLVLEGNAREHAINRLVTSHVSKAEKARRHGRELSFILPHNSVENFAPLFSAIEHEIKTRTSRLGISSYGVSMTTLEEVFLHLEKDEGTECTMDNLSKKMVRNRALSRSLSLQSKSTSYQSLQNEGVTVQNDGQAKGELPDGVNNDRNPPVLGLGLDPIKIRPNFLQTLYAMLRLRILRLFRNIQLLYFTIVAPLLLIALGLHLNSIQTLEVKMQSLKLNTDTYGNETKVLYSNNTDRDITPLIEGIGRDIRYVEEYDGDFANLLKIAPHAAVFSVNEYSQRKINLTVVYNDTMQHSLPILINVLSNTYYRLVSGKEQLESIRVKTHPFQQTSQPQEFNIGTGSSAVFIGMNFVLLPIILVVDMVYDREIKAKNQLRVNGLSFSMYFLTYFVVLVGLITFICLCILGIIFLFDVPSLQEIPALITLGGLLMLYCPASILFSTCLSYIFDKMDSAQSILHNIAVFFGLIPFILVMGLDMLGLSGIAAFVLHVIFSLINTLYVPYAAVYYVGRVHLMCSINAACHHLTMSDYLTTEIIIMAFGVLLHCPLWFFILLILDTKKNGGNVSDIFKHFLRNGGSVGEEIMENADIGEHEDADVKAERQKVFNLITSSSVQEPPVVLVQNLRKEYRHRESGSCSCCSKQDEEASQIQRKVAVRNLSLAVEPGEVFGLLGHNGAGKTTTMKIIIAEEAASRGRVHIGGHNINSNLSEAFRQMGYCPQHDAQWKNITVREHLECYAAIRGVPWGDIGRIVDLYLSGLQIHEHADKQTQECSGGTRRKLSFAMAMIGGPKVVLMDEPSTGMDPRSKRFLWDTILASFQGGRGAILTTHSMEEADALCSKVGIMVKGELRCIGSTQHLKNLYGAGYTLEMKLQGGDCTPTTPSGDRITSLKEFVSSLFPDATLEESFADRLVFGVPQHAVTSLAESFMQLEKAKLELDIEEYSFSQTTLEQVFLKFSHYDESNSGE encoded by the exons ATGTTCCAGCACACACACTTTTTACCGATATTCCTTTTAGTAGTGCTCTACAGTTTCTCCATAATCATGTTCGCTTTCATGATAACCCCCTTCTTCGATAAGTCACGG ACCGCTGGTGTGCTAGGCAACTTCGCTGTCACAATATTAAGCTTAATGTACTTTATCCAAGTATTCGTTAACGACTCCAGTTCCATTTCCTTTTGGGTGGTATCGCTTCTCAGTCCAACAGGCGTCGCTTTGGCAATGGATAAA GCTCTTGTGCTGGACTTGCAAGGCGAAGGAGttaatttcgataatctttggtcTGGTCCCGGTATACCCTTTGGAGGAAGTCTTATTATGATGACGTTAGACATCTTTTTGTATGCTTGCTTAGCGTATTACTTCGACTGTGTCATACCTA GCGAATACGGCGTTAAAAGAACTCCCTGGTTCTGCTTTACGCCAGGCTTTTGGTGCCAGAGGAAAGCTCCAAGGGTGGGTTTGCAATACAAGAAGAAGACGGAGAgacaaagtagagaaaaactTGGTTTACAGTCGTACTTACAGGTACCGTCGTCGAATGGCGAGTCAAATTCTTTCATACCTGGCGAGGAGACGAACCGTGACATCGAGCCAGTGGTAAGGGAGATGAAAGGTCGCGAAGCCATTAGGATAGTCGACCTTTACAAGTCCTATCAAAAATGTCGCAAGCCAGAGACCAAAGCTGTAAATGGCATCAATCTGACGATCTATGAAGGACAAATAACCGCGATACTTGGCCATAACGGAGCCGGCAAGACGAGCCTCTTCAACATACTGACTGGCTTGACTGCACCAACTGCCGGCACCGCTTTGATTTTCGGCTACGATGTCAGAGATTTCCAAGACATGCAAAATATCAGGAGTATGACTGGCGTTTGTCCGCAACACGACATTCTGTTCGATCTTCTGACTCCCCGAGAACACCTCGAATTCTTTGCGGCTGTACGAGGAATTCCTAGGACAATGATAGAACACGAG GTGAGGAAAACTTTGAAAGACATCGACTTGTCCGAGAAAGCGGACACTTTCGCAAAATATTTAAGCGGTGGCCAGAAGAGGAAGTTGTCTGTGGGTATAGCCATTATCGGCGATCCAAAAATTATCATCCTCGACGAACCCACCGCTGGAGTAGATCCTTACTCCAGAAGACAGATGTGGTCCTTTCTGCAGTCCAGACGTCACGGCAAAGTAATATTGTTGACCACCCATTTCATGGATGAGGCCGACATATTGGCGGATAGGAAAGCGGTGATTAGTAAAGGGAAATTGCGTTGCTGCGGTAGCTCCCTGTTCTTGAAGAATAAGTTTGGCATCGGATACCATTTAAC GTTGGTACTCGAGGGAAACGCAAGGGAACACGCCATCAACAGACTGGTAACTTCTCACGTGTCAAAGGCTGAGAAGGCGAGACGCCACGGTCGAGAATTGAGCTTCATTTTGCCTCACAATTCTGTGGAGAATTTCGCACCGCTTTTCTCGGCCATAGAACACGAGATCAAGACCAGGACGAGTAGATTAGGTATCAGTAGCTATGGAGTGTCGATGACCACTCTGGAGGAGGTGTTTCTGCACCTAGAGAAAGACGAAGGCACAGAGTGCACCATGGACAATTTAtccaagaaaatggtacggAATCGTGCGTTGAGTAGGTCGTTGTCGTTACAGTCTAAGAGCACATCTTACCAGAGCTTGCAGAACGAGGGCGTCACCGTTCAGAATGACGGCCAAGCGAAAg GCGAGTTACCAGACGGTGTCAATAACGATAGGAATCCTCCTGTTCTCGGCCTCGGGTTGGACCCTATAAAGATCCGGCCTAACTTCCTGCAAACCCTGTACGCCATGCTTCGCCTAAGGATACTCAGGCTCTTCAGGAACATCCAGTTATTGTACTTCACCATCGTTGCGCCTCTCCTATTGATCGCTCTTGGTCTGCATTTGAACAGTATTCAAACTCTCGAGGTCAAGATGCAATCTCTAAAACTGAACACTG ATACCTATGGCAACGAGACCAAAGTTTTGTACTCCAACAATACCGATCGCGACATCACGCCTCTAATCGAGGGGATAGGTCGAGATATCAGATACGTTGAAGAATACGACGGAGATTTTGCAAACTTGTTGAAAATCGCACCTCACGCGGCTGTTTTCAGCGTTAACGAGTACAGCCAACGCAAGATCAACTTGACCGTCGTTTATAACGACACTATGCAACATTCCCTACCGATTCTGATAAACGTGCTGTCCAACACCTATTATAG GTTGGTCTCGGGTAAAGAGCAATTAGAGTCGATAAGGGTGAAAACCCATCCCTTCCAGCAAACTTCCCAACCACAGGAGTTCAACATCGGCACAGGCAGCTCTGCTGTATTCATTGGAATGAATTTCGTACTGCTACCAATCATTCTAGTCGTGGACATGGTCTACGATCGGGAA ATAAAAGCGAAGAATCAACTTCGCGTGAATGGTCTGTCGTTTTCGATGTACTTTCTGACCTACTTCGTCGTACTTGTCGGCCTGATAACGTTCATCTGTCTCTGTATACTCGGCATCATATTCCTCTTCGATGTGCCTTCGCTTCAAGAGATACCAGCACTCATCACCCTCGGCGGTCTTTTAATGCTATATTGCCCGGCGTCCATCCTCTTTTCCACGTGTCTCAGTTACATCTTCGACAAAATGGATTCTGCACAGAGTATTCTACACAATATTGCCGTCTTCTTCGGGCTCATACCCTTTATACTAGTTATGGGTCTTGACATGTTGGGTCTTA GTGGAATAGCAGCATTCGTTCTGCACGTGATCTTCTCTTTAATAAACACATTGTACGTGCCATACGCTGCTGTGTATTATGTCGGACGAGTTCACCTGATGTGCTCCATCAACGCCGCTTGCCACCATCTGACCATGTCCGATTATCTAACTacagaaataattataatgGCCTTTGGAGTGCTTCTGCACTGCCCGCTGTGGTTCTTTATACTTTTGATATTGGATACCAAAAAgaatggtggcaacgttagcgACATTTTCAAGCATTTCCTG CGCAACGGCGGCTCCGTCGGCGaggaaataatggaaaatgcggATATCGGAGAACACGAGGACGCGGACGTCAAAGCCGAAAGGCAGAAAGTTTTTAATCTCATCACTTCGTCATCCGTTCAAGAACCACCTGTAGTTCTAGTACAG AACCTCCGAAAGGAGTATCGACACAGAGAATCAGGTTCCTGTAGTTGTTGCTCGAAGCAAGACGAGGAAGCGAGTCAAATACAACGAAAAGTTGCTGTAAGAAATCTCTCGTTGGCGGTCGAGCCGGGAGAGGTGTTCGGTTTGCTGGGTCACAATGGCGCCGGCAAAACCACGACAATGAAGATTATCATAGCAGAGGAAGCGGCCTCGCGAGGTAGAGTGCATATCGGTGGTCACAACattaattccaatttgtcaGAGGCTTTCAGACAGATGGGCTACTGTCCTCAACacgacgctcaatggaaaaataTCACCGTCAGGGAACATTTGGAATGTTACGCTGCCATACGCGGTGTACCATGGGGAGATATCGGCAG AATCGTAGACCTCTATTTGTCCGGATTACAAATTCACGAACACGCGGACAAACAAACCCAGGAATGCTCGGGTGGAACCAGAAGAAAGCTCAGTTTCGCTATGGCGATGATAGGTGGTCCAAAAGTCGTCTTAATGGACGAGCCCAGTACAGGGATGGATCCTAGGTCGAAAAGGTTTCTATGGGATACAATTCTAGCCAGTTTTCAG GGTGGTAGGGGAGCAATTTTAACGACTCATTCGATGGAGGAAGCGGATGCTTTGTGTTCGAAAGTCGGTATAATGGTGAAGGGAGAGCTTAGGTGTATTGGCTCCACCCAACATTTGAAGAATCTCTACGGTGCTGGATACACCCTTGAGATGAAACTCCAGGGCGGTGATTGCACGCCCACGACACCTTCTGGCGACAGGATTACTAGTCTGAAAGAATTCGTTTCCAGCCTGTTTCCAGATGCTACCCTTGAGGAGAGTTTCGCTGACAGATTAGTTTTCGGTGTTCCCCAACACGCAGTTACCTCGCTGGCCGAGAGCTTCATGCAGTTGGAAAAGG CCAAGCTCGAACTGGACATCGAAGAGTACAGTTTCAGCCAGACCACTCTGGAACAAGTATTCCTGAAATTTTCCCATTACGATGAATCAAACTCGGGGGAATGA